Proteins from a single region of Hyphomicrobiales bacterium:
- the lptG gene encoding LPS export ABC transporter permease LptG, producing the protein MGLLGRYIAGKFIVAITGAFVVCLVLIYLVDFIEILRQSGKYGGAGLGLMAYITLLRMPAYGELTLPFATLVGTIGAFLMMNRSSELVVVRAAGISVWQFALPGIIVAGAIGVATVGLYNPLAAVARAHAEELRAEAFGREQSLLRTKAGAWLRQDSIDGQTVLSAKTTARNGLLLGAVTVLQYDREHHFVERVDAATAELRDGFWELEKAWVSSPGEEAAFFATYQIATYLTPEQVTNAIGSIVSVSVYDLPRRIELARRAGLPTIKYELQMSQLLARPAMLAAMVLLGATVSLRAFRFGGIQTMVVVGIVTGFGFFILAEMSRQVGLSGLVPPQLATWVPIVVATSLAATALLHQEDG; encoded by the coding sequence ATGGGGCTTCTCGGGCGCTACATCGCTGGCAAGTTCATTGTCGCCATCACCGGGGCCTTCGTCGTCTGTCTGGTGTTGATCTACCTCGTCGACTTCATCGAAATCCTGCGCCAGTCCGGCAAGTATGGCGGCGCGGGCCTCGGGCTGATGGCCTACATCACCTTGTTGCGCATGCCCGCCTACGGCGAGCTGACGCTCCCGTTCGCGACGCTGGTCGGCACCATCGGCGCCTTCCTCATGATGAACCGCTCATCGGAGCTGGTCGTGGTGCGGGCCGCGGGCATCTCGGTCTGGCAGTTCGCGCTCCCGGGCATCATCGTTGCCGGCGCCATCGGGGTTGCAACCGTCGGGCTCTACAATCCACTCGCCGCGGTGGCGCGGGCCCACGCCGAGGAACTGCGCGCCGAGGCCTTCGGGCGTGAGCAGTCACTCCTGCGCACGAAGGCCGGAGCCTGGCTCCGCCAGGACAGCATCGACGGCCAGACCGTCCTCAGCGCCAAGACCACGGCCCGCAACGGTCTGCTGCTCGGCGCCGTCACCGTGCTCCAGTACGATCGTGAGCATCACTTCGTCGAACGGGTCGATGCCGCGACCGCCGAACTGCGCGACGGCTTCTGGGAACTCGAGAAGGCCTGGGTGTCGAGCCCCGGCGAGGAAGCGGCCTTCTTTGCGACCTACCAGATCGCCACGTACCTCACGCCGGAGCAGGTCACGAACGCCATCGGATCGATCGTTTCGGTGTCCGTCTACGACTTGCCACGGCGGATCGAGTTGGCGCGCCGGGCCGGGCTGCCGACCATCAAGTACGAACTGCAGATGAGCCAGCTGCTGGCCCGCCCGGCGATGCTCGCGGCCATGGTTCTTTTGGGGGCGACTGTGTCCTTGCGGGCATTCCGGTTCGGCGGCATCCAAACTATGGTCGTCGTGGGGATCGTGACGGGGTTCGGGTTTTTCATACTTGCAGAGATGTCTCGGCAGGTCGGTTTGTCCGGCCTCGTGCCTCCCCAACTGGCGACTTGGGTGCCCATCGTGGTGGCGACATCACTCGCGGCCACCGCTTTGCTACACCAGGAGGACGGCTAG